A DNA window from Melanotaenia boesemani isolate fMelBoe1 chromosome 6, fMelBoe1.pri, whole genome shotgun sequence contains the following coding sequences:
- the setd2 gene encoding histone-lysine N-methyltransferase SETD2 isoform X1 has translation MGEPCDLKHFVKEEGSGASVKVEGLSKSALIKSLSPRVILSNHLLPKGTKMRVNLEDQGRQKVSFSFSQTKKPLQSPFFIPSSPDKSVAEPHAALSQSTLDKAGKNTEGKTEQKLTPLVPISRAETLSQTSVSSSTRLKTNSLKMHFKKQILNVSVHEKKPSVTTEDPHPSELDVLTKSANNSEAEFPEPQLQNASEMFSSENDLTEALETREDSSLKKPDASSGKDGDSSSSTDRDNGYKRKTRSQSDGAPPCSESDGDLAHTSSSHKSADSRSKTSFESRSREVKKSSSGSHVGERERSSSKRSEIHERSSSYSKSDRDSRTTSSRSSRSDKDRRRSRSRSRSRSRGSRTSSSHSRSERSRGDRGSRSDRSYYHESDRRSHRSSPRRERRRSRSRTDRPRDSSDSEEDHRKTRTRASDSSRSCNYSSSYRESKSSSYSKSEKGSKSVDSSHSSEFEKRTQSSKSERTSKRSSDSDSQHKRSPDADSSYRKSSSHHKSETNSKSSSSSILTPSQTHGKHQKISSSDSEADHKGKSQPSEKSDGPVENYKDSQKKTDRAESKQITPSRSSVKSPGHDRQSNDIFYNPDTAPSCATTVESCPQSEKEKSDSQQGGYEHGNLDVKEGASSTYKTVQESSSKTEQEGESGFEMENDVNAPVITTSESMKDNSITLENNVQNSLSSDNQSHVNLDEAATISCKSDESLTCKQEEKVSDRSPSPKSSLDTDDAAVTHYVQPNTKPEIVEPDKVFSVENQPDSSVPLTSDLTCLESENQLVLGQQTPDTVKKSGCTTRKSRWDIVGQDASDSDNAHRAVCAENKPSVKKVISVKKIEFAKDSIQQGTDGKDCIWHEAATHSKPVQQTEPAKQDIFSDILFMTRTYNDQSEPSQASTSIDHCDLALTALQKSNTDEPVCRDEMPQIKSAAETQNQSFDNSKHKSMESCLTKRTPVSQGELGGQSEASDSDNSEYDSDCDKAMKQLHSVVVVPKNSSVTKAPDDRDTSPCRPANISELPNAHTTAGVNIHEVPNQVRLQLIQPTTRPSVNDSLNIHVVCQSQSNMIDSTSHSEGSSSISAQPFVADHLSTHGSATDSILDNSSQCEKGLKQHEISSQNEQIYSHYQHHDFSTVDNINNKSGFSLGWDFSQIEQPTSTCQQPDSSHGPQLANTIQTGAILKAQEHRQNLAFCTNQFPNIQTSAKPYLHDHEHYHETPSQIHPDSLTNDHDDYSGDKSSSLSKTADECSVLNIPGSSSFVQGYEISSNSRGSVVPDPPREESFRPHRGRGPPKKRRPEIESDSDNEAEAGPSSKKDRQGDADVSKEAFVKAEVHRPSYTLRDFQDASRWKEQAKSKKMPPYFDLIEENLYLTERKKSKSHRDIKRMQCECPVLPREDRARGVLACGEDCLNRLLMIECSSRCLNGAYCSNRRFQMKQHADFEVILTEDKGWGLRAAKDLASNTFVLEYCGEVLDHKEFKTRVKEYARNKNIHYYFMSLRNNEIIDATLKGNCSRFMNHSCEPNCETQKWTVNGQLRVGFFTTKAVTAGTELTFDYQFQRYGKEAQKCFCGATSCRGFLGGENRVSVRAAGGKMKKDRSRKSALTTVDEELEALLENGEGLYDEKQVVSLCRLMVRVETMEQKLICLKLIQDTQNPSCLKQFLDHHGLSLLWIFMVELSEAKGNSANNIKLQLEIMKTLAVLPISTKNMLEESRVLTFIQRWAQTKTLPQQAEMDGYSSENTSRAQTPLNTPDGSSNKLGPELDGDTSKPAVYRRLKIISENSLDSALSDASKASDGKEEEEEEDEEDDENSHADPSDGKQLKQEPLGEVADPVKESVSESLKEVVEEKHEEEAMSSSAQLQPENEAVKDKNECDVERKDSDLKEGTGEGQIDTLSELQIESQVPVDEQESAENQTGQMVSEKAELEGDQPTDKVNEPESQPSQTDVADLPSEQPSENMEVKEEAQETEKPPTSSEPHSGESTTDAPLTSETPEAAASSEVTAVPVEPSVMGTPSQDEEEGVSDVESERSQEPQLNVLDISGMAARLLESWKDLKEVYRIPKKSQVEKETRDRSRDRDTALTPRTTSGSREREREKQRDRDYDRDYDRDRDRDWDRERDRDRDRDRDRDRDRDRDRDRDRDRDRDRDRDRDRDRVSDKTSRSSERRRRRSLSPPPSSYERSSRRTEERFDPSNSKTPRGAAGKERNKLTTEERRKLFEQEVAQREAQKQQQLQQQQQQQLQTMAYDPTLAYASSPSFITYPPGYPIQTFVDPSNPNAGKVLLPTPAVEPTISYEQTPPQRLISDLGLPSPPSTSQTTPASNLSQHITTTNLTTGNPQQYAQPTVATQDAGVAVLSVPAQSAPQVQGQQSYTTLWDPATQQAVTVQTQPAQQYPTAPGQAQTQTAIYYQGQPCQTIYSIPTAYPQASTPVIQAYTEPAASYLHGQPVYPGHQQGVVVQQGGTVTTIVTSQTVQQEMIVPNNVIDLPPPSPPKPKTIVLPPNWKVARDPEGKIYYYHIVTRQTQWDPPTWEGSSDNTSVDHESEMDLGTPTYDENPSKFSTKTAEADTSSELAKKSKETFRKEMSQFIVQCLNPYRKPDCKSGRISNTEDFKHLARKLTHGVMNKELKACKNPEDLECNENVKHKTKEYIKKYMQRFGSVYRPKEDTEVY, from the exons ATGGGGGAACCCTGTGACCTTAAACACTTCGTAAA AGAGGAAGGGAGTGGTGCTTCG GTAAAGGTCGAGGGCCTATCAAAGTCAGCTCTAATAAAAAGCTTGTCTCCCAGAGTCATTTTGTCCAACCATCTCTTGCCAAAAGGGACCAAGATGAGGGTCAACCTTGAAGATCAGGGTCGTCAGAAAGTGTCCTTCAGCTTCTCGCAAACAAAGAAACCTCTACAAAGTCCATTCTTCATCCCTTCCAGTCCTGATAAGTCAGTCGCAGAACCTCATGCTGCCTTGTCACAGTCAACCTTGGACAAAGCGGGAAAGAATACAGAAGGCAAAACTGAGCAAAAGCTGACACCCTTGGTGCCAATATCCAGAGCAGAGACACTCTCTCAAACATCTGTCTCATCCTCCactagattaaaaacaaactcattaaAGATGCATTTCAAAAAGCAAATTTTGAATGTATCTGTGCACGAAAAGAAGCCGTCTGTTACAACAGAAGACCCGCACCCCTCTGAACTTGATGTTTTGACAAAATCAGCAAATAACAGTGAAGCTGAATTCCCAGAGCCTCAGCTTCAGAATGcctctgaaatgttttcctCTGAAAATGATCTCACTGAAGCCTTGGAAACAAGGGAAGATTCCAGCCTCAAAAAGCCAGATGCTTCCTCAGGAAAAGATGGCGATAGTTCCAGCAGTACTGATCGGGATAATGGATACAAAAGGAAAACCAGGTCACAATCGGATGGTGCTCCCCCATGCTCAGAATCTGATGGTGATTTAGCCCACACGTCTTCCAGTCACAAATCAGCTGATTCAAGAAGTAAAACAAGCTTTGAAAGCAGAAGCAGAGAAGTTAAAAAATCTTCCTCTGGGTCACATGTAGGGGAGAGGGAAAGAAGCTCCTCTAAGCGGTCAGAGATCCATGAAAGGTCGTCCAGTTATTCCAAATCAGACCGCGATTCTAGAACCACATCCTCACGCTCATCTCGATCAGACAAGGATCGCAGAAGGTCCAGGTCTAGATCACGATCTAGATCAAGAGGGTCAAGAACAAGTTCATCACACTCCAGATCAGAGAGATCCCGAGGTGACAGAGGATCTCGCTCTGATCGATCATACTATCATGAATCTGATCGACGATCACACAGGAGTTCTCCACGCAGGGAAAGAAGACGTTCTCGTTCTCGCACAGACAGACCTCGGGATAGTTCTGACTCTGAAGAAGATCATAGGAAAACGAGGACGAGGGCAAGTGACTCCAGCAGGTCATGCAACTATTCAAGCTCGTATCGAGAGTCAAAATCTTCTTCGTATTCAAAATCTGAGAAAGGCTCTAAATCTGTAGATTCTTCTCACTCTTCAGAGTTTGAGAAAAGAACACAATCGTCAAAATCTGAAAGGACTTCAAAGCGATCATCAGACTCGGATTCCCAGCACAAACGCTCCCCTGATGCAGACTCTAGTTACCGTAAATCTAGCAGTCATCACAAGTCAGAGACCAACAGTAAATCCTCTTCTTCCAGTATTCTTACCCCGTCTCAAACACATGGCAAACACCAAAAAATCAGCTCCAGTGATTCTGAGGCAGATCATAAAGGTAAATCACAACCTTCTGAGAAAAGCGATGGCCCTGTGGAGAACTATAAAGACtctcaaaagaaaacagatagGGCAGAGTCAAAACAGATAACACCTTCTAGATCTTCTGTGAAATCACCTGGACATGATAGACAATCAAATGACATATTTTACAATCCTGACACAGCACCATCATGTGCAACCACAGTAGAATCTTGTCCTcagagtgaaaaagaaaaatctgattcACAACAAGGTGGATATGAACACGGTAATCTGGATGTTAAAGAGGGAGCCTCATCTACTTATAAGACTGTGCAAGAATCTTCATCGAAGACAGAGCAAGAAGGAGAATCTGGATTTGAAATGGAAAATGATGTTAATGCCCCGGTTATAACTACAAGTGAAAGCATGAAGGATAATAGCATCACTCTTGAAAACAATGTGCAGAATAGCCTATCCTCTGATAATCAGTCACATGTGAACTTAGACGAAGCTGCCACAATTTCATGCAAAAGTGACGAGAGTCTAACGTGCAAACAGGAAGAGAAAGTCTCTGATCGTTCGCCTTCACCAAAGTCCTCTCTTGATACGGACGATGCAGCAGTCACACACTATGTACAGCCAAACACTAAACCAGAGATTGTTGAGCCTGATAAAGTTTTCAGTGTTGAAAACCAGCCTGACTCAAGTGTGCCACTCACATCTGATCTGACATGTCTTGAATCTGAAAATCAACTTGTGCTAGGACAGCAAACTCCAGATACTGTTAAAAAAAGTGGCTGCACTACTAGAAAGTCGCGGTGGGATATCGTCGGGCAGGACGCCTCAGACAGTGATAATGCACACAGAGCAGTTTGTGCAGAGAATAAGCCTAGTGTGAAAAAAGTGATATCTGTCAAGAAAATTGAGTTTGCTAAAGACAGCATCCAACAAGGAACTGACGGTAAAGATTGTATCTGGCATGAAGCTGCTACACAttccaaaccagttcagcagACTGAACCCGCCAAGCAGGACATCTTTTCAGACATCTTATTCATGACCCGTACGTACAATGACCAAAGTGAACCATCACAAGCGAGCACCAGCATTGACCACTGTGACTTAGCACTTACTGCTTTGCAAAAATCTAACACAGATGAGCCTGTGTGCAGAGATGAAATGCCTCAAATTAAGTCAGCTGCAGAGACACAAAATCAGAGTTTTGATAACAGCAAACATAAATCCATGGAGAGCTGTTTGACTAAAAGAACACCAGTCAGTCAGGGTGAATTAGGAGGACAAAGTGAAGCCAGCGACAGTGACAACTCTGAGTATGACTCTGATTGCGACAAGGCTATGAAACAGTTGCATTCTGTTGTAGTCGTGCCAAAAAATTCTTCTGTGACAAAAGCTCCAGATGACAGGGACACTTCTCCGTGCAGACCTGCTAATATTTCAGAACTGCCCAACGCCCATACAACAGCTGGAGTGAATATCCATGAAGTCCCAAATCAAGTCCGTTTACAGCTAATACAACCCACAACAAGGCCCAGTGTAAATGACTCACTCAATATCCATGTGGTGTGTCAGTCCCAGAGCAATATGATTGATAGCACCAGTCACTCAGAGGGTTCCAGCTCCATCAGTGCCCAGCCTTTTGTGGCTGATCATCTCAGCACCCATGGAAGTGCAACAGATTCGATACTCGATAACTCCAGTCAGTGTGAGAAAGGGCTCAAACAACATGAGATAAGCAGCCAAAATGAACAGATCTACTCGCATTACCAACATCATGATTTCTCCACTGTGGATAATATCAACAACAAGAGCGGATTCAGCCTGGGCTGGGATTTTTCTCAAATAGAACAGCCTACTAGTACATGCCAGCAGCCTGATAGCAGTCACGGGCCACAGTTAGCAAACACTATACAAACTGGAGCCATTTTGAAGGCCCAAGAGCACAGACAAAATCTTGCCTTCTGCACAAACCAGTTCCCAAACATACAGACTAGCGCAAAGCCTTACCTCCATGATCATGAACATTATCATGAAACTCCCAGTCAAATCCACCCTGACTCTCTTACTAATGACCATGATGACTATAGTGGGGATAAATCCTCTAGTCTTAGTAAAACAGCTGATGAATGCAGTGTGCTGAACATTCCGGGTTCATCAAGCTTTGTGCAAGGTTATGAAATAAGCAGTAACAGCAGGGGCTCTGTCGTACCTGACCCCCCTAGAGAGGAAAGTTTTAGACCCCACAGAGGAAGAGGTCCACCCAAGAAAAGGCGCCCAGAAATCGAGTCGGACTCAGATAACGAGGCTGAAGCTGGACCTTCAAGCAAAAAGGACCGCCAAGGGGATGCTGATGTTTCTAAGGAAGCTTTTGTAAAAGCTGAGGTGCACCGACCTTCATACACTCTGCGGGACTTTCAAGATGCCTCCAGATGGAAAGAGCAGGCCAAGTCTAAAAAGATGCCCCCTTACTTTGACTTGATTGAGGAAAACCTGTACTTGACTGAGAG aaagaaaagcaaatctCATCGAGATATCAAGAGGATGCAGTGTGAGTGCCCAGTGCTGCCTAGAGAGGACCGTGCACGGGGAGTGTTAGCCTGCGGGGAAGACTGTTTGAATAGACTGCTAATGATTGAATG ctcaTCACGGTGCTTGAATGGAGCGTACTGCTCTAACCGTCGCTTTCAAATGAAACAGCACGCAGACTTCGAGGTTATCCTTACAGAAGACAAAGGCTGGGGACTTCGAGCAGCTAAAGACTTGGCATC AAACACATTTGTCCTGGAATACTGCGGTGAGGTGTTGGACCACAAAGAGTTCAAAACAAGGGTTAAAGAATACGCTCGCAATAAAAACATTCACTACTATTTCATGTCTCTAAGGAATAACGaa ATTATTGATGCAACACTGAAGGGTAATTGCTCTCGGTTCATGAACCACAGCTGTGAACCAAACTGTGAAACCCAAAAG TGGACTGTTAATGGCCAGCTTCGAGTTGGGTTTTTCACCACCAAGGCTGTCACTGCTGGAACTGAACTGACATTTGACTACCAGTTTCAGAGATATGG GAAAGAAGCACAGAAATGCTTCTGTGGGGCAACCAGCTGCAGAGGCTTCCTGGGTGGAGAGAACAGAGTTAGTGTTCGAGCAGCTGGAGGGAAGATGAAGAAAGACCGCAGTCGAAAGAGTGCTCTCACCACG GTGGATGAGGAGCTGGAAGCATTACTGGAAAATGGAGAAGGCCTGTATGATGAGAAACAGGTGGTGTCTCTCTGCAGACTTATGGTCCGGGTGGAAACCATGGAGCAGAAACTCATCTGTCTCAAGCTCATACAA GATACTCAGAATCCATCTTGCCTGAAGCAGTTCCTAGACCATCATGGATTATCTTTGTTATGGATCTTCATGGTGGAGCTTTCTGAAGCTAAAGGCAACAGTGCCAATAACATCAAATTGCAGTTAGAG ATTATGAAGACCCTGGCTGTACTTCCCATTTCAACAAAGAACATGCTGGAGGAAAGCAGAGTCCTGACCTTCATTCAGCGATGGGCTCAAACAAAAACCCTCCCCCAGCAGGCTGAGATGGACGGCTACTCCAGTGAGAACACCTCCCGTGCCCAAACTCCACTAAACACTCCTGATGGTTCCTCCAACAAACTGGGACCAGAACTGGATGGTGACACCTCCAAACCTGCTGTTTACAGACGTCTTAAAATCATCAGTGAAAACAGTCTGGATAGCGCTCTCTCTGATGCTAGCAAAGCATCTGatgggaaggaggaggaggaggaggaggatgaagaagacgaTGAAAATTCGCATGCAGATCCTTCTGATGGAAAGCAGCTAAAGCAAGAGCCTTTGGGCGAAGTTGCTGATCCAGTGAAAGAATCTGTAAGTGAGTCTTTGAAAGAAGTCGTAGAAGAGAAACATGAAGAGGAGGCGATGAGTTCAAGCGCTCAGCTGCAACCTGAAAATGAGGCTGTGAAAGACAAAAATGAGTGTGATGTTGAAAGGAAGGATTCAGACCTGAAAGAGGGCACAGGTGAAGGTCAGATAGATACACTATCTGAACTTCAGATAGAGTCACAAGTTCCTGTTGATGAACAGGAGAGTGCAGAGAACCAGACTGGCCAGATGGTGTCGGAAAAAGCTGAATTGGAAGGAGACCAGCCCACTGATAAAGTTAATGAGCCAGAAAGCCAACCCAGCCAAACAGATGTTGCTGATCTTCCTAGTGAGCAACCTTCAGAAAATATGGAGGTAAAAGAAGAAGCACAGGAGACTGAGAAACCTCCTACAAGCAGTGAGCCCCACTCTGGTGAATCTACCACTGATGCCCCCCTGACCTCTGAGACACCAGAAGCCGCTGCGTCCTCTGAGGTCACAGCAGTGCCCGTCGAGCCATCAGTGATGGGGACTCCTTCtcaggatgaagaggaaggtgTCTCAGATGTGGAGAGTGAGAGAAGTCAGGAGCCCCAACTGAATGTTTTGGACATAAGTGGCATGGCTGCCAGACTTCTGGAAAGCTGGAAAGATTTGAAG GAGGTGTACAGGATACCAAAGAAGAGTcaagtagaaaaagaaacaagag ATCGCAGCCGAGATCGAGACACAGCTTTGACACCACGCACCACTTCTGGCAGTCGAGAACGAGAgcgagagaagcagagagaccGAGATTATGACCGAGATTATGACCGAGACAGGGATCGAGACTGGGACAGGGAAAGAGACCGAGATCGGGATCGAGATCGGGATCGAGATCGGGATCGTGACCGTGACCGTGACCGGGATCGGGATCGGGATCGTGACCGGGATCGGGATCGGGATCGGGACAGAGTCTCAGACAAAACTTCTCGCAGCTCGGAGCGTCGGAGAAGACGCTCCCTGTCTCCACCACCCTCATCCTATGAGAGGAGCAGCCGACGCACTGAGGAACG GTTTGACCCATCAAACAGCAAGACTCCAAGAGGAGCTGCTGGAAAGGAGCGCAACAAGCTGACAACAGAGGAGCGTAGAAAGTTGTTTGAACAGGAAGTTGCTCAGAGGGAAGCCCAGAAGCAACAGCAACttcaacaacagcagcagcagcaactccAGACTATGGCTTATGACCCGACCCTGGCCTACGCCTCTAGCCCTAGCTTCATCACCTATCCTCCTGGATATCCCATCCAGACTTTTGTGGATCCTTCCAACCCCAATGCCGGCAAAGTCCTTCTTCCTACCCCTGCCGTTGAGCCCACCATCAGCTATGAACAAACTCCTCCTCAGCGCCTTATCTCAGACTTGGGCCTGCCGTCTCCACCCTCCACATCCCAAACCACTCCAGCATCTAATCTTTCTCAGCACATCACCACCACTAACCTCACCACTGGCAACCCCCAGCAGTATGCCCAGCCAACTGTAGCAACCCAGGATGCAGGAGTAGCTGTCCTCTCTGTGCCGGCCCAATCAGCCCCCCAGGTACAGGGCCAGCAGAGCTACACCACTCTCTGGGATCCAGCAACCCAGCAGGCAGTGACGGTGCAGACGCAGCCTGCACAACAGTATCCCACAGCTCCAGGACAGGCTCAGACACAGACTGCCATCTATTACCAAGGTCAGCCTTGTCAGACCATCTACAGCATCCCCACTGCCTACCCTCAGGCCAGCACTCCTGTCATACAG GCATACACCGAACCAGCAGCCAGCTACCTGCATGGCCAGCCTGTGTATCCTGGTCATCAACAGGGAGTGGTAGTGCAGCAGGGAGGCACAGTAACAACCATCGTCACTTCCCAAACTGTCCAGCAG GAAATGATTGTACCCAACAATGTGATAGACCTgcctcctccctctccccctAAACCCAAAACCATTGTCCTACCTCCTAACTGGAAAGTGGCCCGGGACCCTGAAGGAAAAATCTACTACTACCATATTGTCACAAG gCAAACCCAGTGGGACCCACCCACCTGGGAAGGAAGCAGTGACAACACTAGTGTAGACCATGAATCTGAGATGGACCTGGGAACACCTACCTATGATGAGAATCCTTCCAAG TTCTCTACAAAAACAGCCGAAGCAGATACTTCCAGTGAACTGGCTAAAAAGAGTAAAGAGACATTTCGGAAAGAG ATGTCCCAGTTCATAGTGCAATGTCTAAATCCTTATCGGAAGCCAGACTGCAAATCGGGACGCATCAGCAACACAGAAGATTTCAAACACCTGGCTAGAAAG CTAACTCATGGTGTTATGAATAAGGAGTTGAAAGCTTGCAAAAACCCTGAGGACCTCGAGTGCAACGAGAATGTGAAGCACAAGACCAAGGAGTACATCAAAAAGTACATGCAGAGATTTGGTTCTGTGTACAGACCCAAGGAGGACACCGAGGTGTACTGA